A single genomic interval of Nostoc commune NIES-4072 harbors:
- a CDS encoding KaiA family protein, whose amino-acid sequence MLLPILILQPNINKCLDNLVNLYNQKGGSRWVWKLIDAIIAQFCYLPLVATTSGKINYLPNLLQQKLNQAHTDKYIYVFASHIQKSQQLFQEMTPAERQGLLRHLKSDYSLILINYFTTDKTLKEKIDKFINTIFYANIPVPQIIEIHMEIIEEFSNQLKLEGRSNEALLDYRLTLIDILAHLCELYRNSISR is encoded by the coding sequence ATGTTATTACCGATATTGATTCTGCAACCTAATATTAACAAATGTTTAGATAATCTAGTTAATCTATACAACCAAAAAGGTGGGAGCCGATGGGTGTGGAAACTTATTGACGCGATTATTGCCCAATTTTGCTATCTACCCCTTGTTGCAACTACCTCTGGAAAAATTAACTATTTACCAAATTTGCTGCAACAAAAATTAAATCAAGCACATACAGACAAGTATATCTATGTATTTGCCAGTCATATCCAAAAAAGCCAACAGCTTTTCCAGGAGATGACTCCAGCAGAAAGGCAAGGATTATTAAGACACCTTAAATCAGATTACAGTCTGATTCTTATAAACTATTTTACCACAGATAAAACCCTCAAAGAAAAAATTGATAAATTTATCAATACTATATTTTATGCGAATATTCCTGTGCCCCAAATCATCGAAATTCACATGGAGATAATTGAAGAATTTTCTAACCAGCTAAAATTAGAAGGAAGGAGCAATGAAGCGTTACTTGATTATCGTCTTACATTGATAGATATCCTGGCTCACCTATGCGAACTCTACAGAAATTCGATTTCTAGATAA
- the kaiB gene encoding circadian clock protein KaiB, which yields MDKARKTYVLKLYVAGNTPNSVRALKTLKNILEQEFKGVYALKVIDVLKSPQLAEEDKILATPTLSKILPPPVRKIIGDLSDRERVLIGLDLLYEELSEGDFEEENN from the coding sequence ATGGATAAAGCCAGAAAAACCTACGTTCTCAAACTTTACGTAGCAGGGAATACCCCTAATTCAGTCCGGGCATTAAAAACACTCAAAAATATTTTAGAGCAGGAGTTTAAAGGTGTTTATGCTTTAAAAGTGATCGATGTACTGAAAAGCCCGCAACTGGCAGAAGAAGATAAAATATTAGCGACGCCAACATTATCTAAAATTTTGCCTCCACCCGTTCGCAAAATTATCGGGGATCTTTCAGATAGAGAGAGAGTATTGATTGGATTAGATTTGCTCTATGAAGAACTGAGTGAAGGAGATTTTGAAGAGGAGAATAATTAA
- the kaiC gene encoding circadian clock protein KaiC, whose amino-acid sequence MSETEQVKPKNTPKSGGVEKIRTMIEGFDDISHGGLPIGRTTLISGTSGTGKTLFSLQFLYNGITYFDEPGVFVTFEESPSDIIKNAHVFGWNLPRLIEEGKLFILDASPDPEGQDIVGNFDLSALIERLQYAIRKYKAKRVSIDSITAVFQQYEAMGVVRREIFRLVARLKLLNVTTIITTERSEEYGPVASFGVEEFVSDNVVIVRNVLEGERRRRTTEILKLRGTTHMKGEYPFTITNEGVNIFPLGAMRLTQRSSNVRVSSGVKTLDEMCGGGFFKDSIILATGATGTGKTLLVSKFIQDGCLNGEQAILFAYEESRAQLSRNASSWGIDFEELEDQGLLKIICTYPESTGLEDHLQIIKSEIAVFKPARIAIDSLSALARGVSNNAFRQFVIGVTGYAKQEEITGFFTNTTDQFLGAHSITDSHISTITDTILMLQYVEIRGEMSRAINVFKMRGSWHDKGIREYNITADGPDIKDSFRNYERIISGAPTRVSIDEKAELSRIVRRFEDKQSSEP is encoded by the coding sequence ATGAGTGAAACCGAGCAAGTAAAACCAAAAAACACACCAAAAAGTGGGGGTGTAGAAAAAATTCGCACGATGATCGAAGGGTTTGACGATATTAGTCATGGTGGTTTACCAATTGGTAGAACTACCTTGATTAGTGGCACTTCCGGTACAGGCAAAACTTTATTCTCTCTTCAGTTTCTCTATAACGGCATCACTTACTTTGACGAACCAGGAGTATTTGTTACTTTTGAAGAATCACCCAGTGATATTATTAAAAACGCTCATGTTTTTGGGTGGAACCTGCCACGCCTAATTGAGGAAGGCAAGTTATTTATTCTCGATGCATCTCCTGATCCTGAAGGACAAGATATAGTTGGTAATTTTGATTTGTCTGCACTAATTGAGCGATTGCAATATGCTATTCGCAAATACAAAGCTAAACGAGTTTCAATCGACTCAATAACAGCAGTATTTCAGCAGTATGAAGCGATGGGAGTAGTCCGGCGCGAGATTTTCCGCCTAGTAGCTCGTCTCAAACTACTCAATGTCACCACTATTATTACAACTGAACGTAGCGAAGAATATGGCCCCGTCGCCTCTTTTGGGGTGGAAGAATTTGTTTCCGATAATGTAGTAATTGTTCGCAACGTTTTAGAAGGAGAACGCCGCCGTCGGACAACTGAAATCCTCAAGTTGCGCGGTACCACTCACATGAAAGGCGAGTATCCCTTCACAATTACTAATGAAGGGGTTAACATCTTCCCACTGGGAGCAATGCGCTTGACTCAACGATCTTCTAATGTCAGGGTATCTTCTGGTGTCAAAACTTTAGATGAAATGTGCGGTGGTGGTTTCTTTAAAGATTCGATTATTTTGGCAACAGGAGCCACAGGGACTGGTAAAACTCTGTTAGTAAGTAAGTTTATTCAAGATGGCTGCCTGAATGGAGAACAAGCAATATTATTTGCTTACGAAGAATCACGCGCCCAACTATCTCGTAATGCTTCCTCTTGGGGAATTGATTTTGAAGAATTAGAAGATCAAGGTTTACTCAAAATAATTTGTACCTATCCTGAATCAACTGGTTTAGAAGACCACTTACAAATTATCAAATCAGAAATTGCTGTCTTCAAACCAGCCCGAATTGCTATTGACTCCCTATCAGCATTAGCTAGAGGAGTCAGCAATAATGCATTTCGGCAGTTTGTAATTGGGGTGACTGGTTATGCTAAACAAGAAGAAATTACTGGTTTCTTTACTAACACAACTGACCAATTCCTGGGAGCGCATTCGATTACTGACTCTCATATCTCCACGATTACTGATACAATTTTGATGCTACAGTACGTAGAAATTCGTGGAGAAATGTCGCGGGCAATTAACGTATTTAAAATGCGCGGATCTTGGCATGATAAGGGCATTCGTGAGTATAATATTACTGCTGACGGGCCCGATATCAAAGATTCATTCCGAAACTACGAACGGATTATTAGCGGTGCACCTACTCGCGTTAGTATCGATGAAAAGGCGGAACTTTCTCGCATTGTTAGACGTTTTGAAGACAAACAGAGTTCCGAACCCTAA
- a CDS encoding TolC family protein, whose amino-acid sequence MKGQQLFHSLLPGVTAAVLTTQPTWAGTVKLTGVRLASSPSVLTSTYGQDLVGSIVNTQLHYGANVSVPTLVPAFGFSKLSMKPLSNNSIPVFTAENTVVPIKQVLKKDKGRFFSLTPTSNASQQLAVSRSAQNNQKNSNSSAYGQKSKNIVVPNYTSKPFSVQKEVLSLSSFQQPVVQKINTVTQSQTFLQTSATGVGSAKLLSAQQCPQELGKSKTDSSAVLLISSTCSQQNAAGLRIAQSNTPIPTDSTPTPTAPETVTPAPEGSVQPSTVPETVTPTPGGSVQAPTVPETVIPTPGGSVQAPTVPRSITPAPSGPVQIPQNLIPSSNPLQFPTKPEEVRLQANQPITLAQALELARRNNRDLQVSLLELERNRAVLREAQAGLLPTLGISTDLTRSQSASGQLQDELNGQNPLAVQQDQPSTSFSGQAQLSYNIYTSGRIQANIRAAEEQVRFYEFAVETQSETIRLNVATDYYNLQQADEQVRISQSAVVNSEASLRDAEALERAGVGTRFDVLRSQVNLANAQQNLTNARSQQEIARRQLATRISLPQAVNISAADPVQLAGLWNPTLEQSIVLAYQNRPELQQQLAQRNTYEQQRRQALAELGPQISLVGTYDLLDQFDDNASATDGYSFGVRATLNLFDGGAARARAAQSRANIAIAETQFAEQRNQIRFQVEQAYSTQQSRLENVQTANTALEQAREALRLARLRFQAGVGTQTDVINSENDLTQAEGNRVTAILDYNRALAQLQRSVTLRALR is encoded by the coding sequence GTGAAAGGACAGCAATTATTCCATAGCTTATTGCCTGGTGTGACAGCAGCAGTCTTAACAACCCAGCCGACTTGGGCTGGTACTGTAAAACTAACTGGGGTACGGCTGGCCTCTTCTCCTAGTGTTTTGACTTCTACTTATGGTCAAGACTTAGTTGGGAGCATTGTGAATACGCAACTGCATTACGGTGCAAATGTTAGTGTTCCAACCCTAGTACCTGCTTTCGGTTTCAGTAAACTTAGTATGAAGCCTTTAAGTAATAACAGTATTCCAGTGTTTACGGCTGAAAACACTGTTGTGCCAATAAAACAAGTACTTAAGAAAGATAAAGGTAGATTTTTTAGTTTGACACCTACCTCTAATGCTTCCCAACAGCTTGCTGTCAGCCGTTCTGCTCAAAATAACCAAAAAAACAGTAATTCAAGCGCTTATGGGCAGAAATCAAAGAACATAGTAGTTCCCAACTACACTTCAAAACCCTTTTCTGTCCAAAAAGAAGTTTTGTCCCTGTCTTCTTTCCAGCAGCCAGTGGTTCAAAAGATAAATACTGTTACTCAGTCGCAGACATTTTTACAAACTTCAGCTACAGGTGTAGGATCAGCAAAACTGTTGTCAGCGCAACAATGTCCACAAGAGTTAGGGAAAAGCAAAACTGATTCCTCAGCTGTGCTACTAATTTCAAGTACCTGCTCACAACAAAATGCTGCTGGCTTACGCATTGCTCAGAGTAATACCCCAATTCCGACAGATTCGACGCCAACTCCTACTGCGCCGGAAACCGTAACTCCTGCACCAGAGGGTTCGGTGCAACCTTCCACAGTGCCGGAAACCGTAACTCCTACGCCAGGGGGTTCGGTGCAAGCTCCCACAGTGCCGGAAACCGTGATTCCTACGCCAGGGGGTTCGGTGCAAGCTCCCACAGTGCCGAGAAGCATAACTCCTGCGCCGTCAGGGCCGGTGCAAATTCCACAGAACCTGATTCCTAGCTCAAATCCCCTGCAATTTCCCACCAAACCGGAGGAAGTGAGACTTCAGGCAAATCAGCCGATTACTTTGGCACAGGCTTTGGAGCTAGCACGGCGCAATAATCGGGATTTACAGGTGTCTCTATTGGAGCTAGAACGCAATAGAGCGGTTCTACGCGAGGCGCAAGCTGGTTTGTTGCCTACTCTGGGAATTAGCACGGATCTTACTCGTAGTCAGTCTGCTAGTGGTCAGCTTCAAGACGAATTAAACGGGCAAAATCCGTTAGCCGTTCAGCAAGATCAACCCAGTACATCTTTTTCTGGTCAAGCACAACTTTCATATAACATTTATACTTCTGGGAGAATACAAGCTAATATCAGAGCGGCTGAAGAACAGGTACGTTTCTATGAGTTTGCTGTAGAAACTCAGTCTGAGACAATCCGTCTGAATGTTGCCACTGACTACTACAATCTGCAACAAGCGGATGAACAAGTACGCATTAGCCAGTCGGCTGTGGTGAACTCTGAGGCTAGTTTGCGTGATGCAGAAGCTTTAGAGCGAGCTGGGGTTGGTACGCGGTTTGATGTGTTGCGATCGCAAGTGAATTTAGCAAATGCCCAACAAAATTTGACTAATGCTAGATCGCAGCAGGAAATTGCCCGTCGTCAATTAGCCACTCGGATAAGTTTGCCACAGGCAGTAAATATCAGTGCAGCCGATCCTGTACAATTAGCTGGTCTTTGGAACCCAACGCTAGAACAAAGTATTGTGCTGGCTTATCAAAATCGTCCAGAATTGCAACAGCAGTTAGCACAACGCAATACTTATGAGCAGCAGCGTAGGCAAGCCCTTGCGGAGCTAGGCCCTCAAATTAGTTTGGTAGGTACTTACGATCTACTAGATCAGTTCGATGATAATGCCAGTGCTACTGATGGTTATTCATTCGGAGTTAGGGCAACCCTAAATTTATTTGATGGAGGAGCAGCAAGAGCAAGGGCAGCTCAGTCCAGAGCTAATATTGCGATCGCAGAAACTCAATTTGCCGAACAGCGCAACCAAATTCGCTTTCAGGTAGAACAAGCCTATTCTACCCAGCAATCTAGATTAGAGAATGTTCAAACCGCTAATACCGCTTTAGAACAAGCTAGGGAAGCTCTACGTTTAGCACGTTTGCGATTCCAAGCTGGTGTAGGTACTCAAACTGATGTGATTAACTCTGAAAACGACCTCACACAAGCTGAAGGTAATCGAGTTACAGCAATTTTGGATTACAACCGTGCTTTAGCTCAGTTACAACGGTCTGTTACCCTCAGAGCATTACGCTAG